A window from Vulcanimicrobium alpinum encodes these proteins:
- a CDS encoding PilZ domain-containing protein: protein MLPELLAWFSGKEQNRRKFPRKRKPYRATYSDDNNAARPAIGLDISGGGLCILTQEPIPRDECEVRAEIDQRPVWLRVKTVWQDNVQHQGRKVWRYGMRFTGIPADDWDAIVRYSTDKPVAETNKAQEELTAVRMTPDDTARLLPKELQTRLLQMLVERRRLAPLDARVTPLVQYFYSGIVRHNDRLVHRLVIQSKVVGMERDELYESRFVFDENGGNVQILN, encoded by the coding sequence ATGCTCCCGGAGCTCCTGGCGTGGTTCAGCGGCAAAGAGCAGAACCGGCGCAAGTTTCCCCGCAAGCGCAAACCGTACCGCGCGACGTATAGCGACGACAATAATGCCGCGCGCCCTGCGATCGGCCTCGACATCAGCGGCGGCGGTCTCTGCATCCTCACTCAGGAGCCGATACCGCGCGACGAGTGCGAGGTGCGCGCGGAGATCGATCAGCGTCCCGTTTGGCTGCGCGTGAAGACGGTCTGGCAGGACAACGTGCAGCATCAAGGCCGCAAGGTGTGGCGCTACGGGATGCGCTTCACCGGGATTCCGGCGGACGATTGGGACGCGATCGTCCGCTATTCGACCGACAAGCCGGTCGCGGAGACGAACAAAGCGCAGGAAGAGCTCACCGCGGTCCGGATGACCCCCGACGACACGGCGCGCCTGCTGCCGAAAGAACTGCAGACGCGTCTGCTGCAGATGCTCGTCGAACGCCGGCGGCTTGCGCCGCTCGATGCGCGCGTCACGCCGCTGGTGCAGTATTTCTACTCGGGGATCGTGCGCCACAACGATCGCCTGGTGCACCGGCTGGTGATTCAATCGAAAGTGGTCGGCATGGAACGTGACGAGCTGTACGAGTCGCGCTTCGTGTTCGACGAGAATGGTGGGAACGTTCAAATCTTGAACTGA